A window of the Dioscorea cayenensis subsp. rotundata cultivar TDr96_F1 chromosome 14, TDr96_F1_v2_PseudoChromosome.rev07_lg8_w22 25.fasta, whole genome shotgun sequence genome harbors these coding sequences:
- the LOC120275125 gene encoding LOW QUALITY PROTEIN: ABC transporter G family member 5 (The sequence of the model RefSeq protein was modified relative to this genomic sequence to represent the inferred CDS: inserted 1 base in 1 codon), whose protein sequence is MKKSQTYEIETKALSYKIQTITTKPWTKSNKKTTIQEEGIHANHAQPSSHKHLLKNITFKAKPWELLAIVGPSGAGKSTLLEILAGKLNPRSPSPSIFVNKLPINKAGFKKITGYVPQNDKLFPLLTVRETLMFTAKLRLSLPCIDLDRLVEHLLGELGLTHVADLRVGDGNKMRGISGGERRRVSIAVEVVHDPGVLILDEPTSGLDSSSALQIVDLLKNMAEMRGRTVILSIHQPGFRIVKLFTSILLLAGGCVLHHGTVDQLLHSLTTSNLHLPLHVNVVEFALDSIQTLQQQQQQQQHQMDQELKEQQQQQLAVVSAHKGRCTLRQLFFTDIEDEPFNSFQNSYGSYYANSWIKETVILTIRFSKMVFRTKELFACRTIQMLVSGLVLGSIFFNLSDDAAGAKEHVGLFAFILTFLLSSTIEALPIFLQEXEILMKETSCGSYRVSSYVVANALVFIPFLLVLAILFALPLYLMVGLNKSLKAFAYFLLLIWLILYTANSVVVCFSALAPNFIVGNSVISGVLGSFFLFSGYFIRKTEMPGYWVFMHYVSLFKYPFEGLLVNEFEGKCLELKYGVCLMSGSDVLREEGLGEESKWSNVLVMLSYILAYRFCSYLILRCKSSSFTHKGGIK, encoded by the exons ATGAAGAAGTCTCAAACGTATGAGATTGAAACCAAAGCACTCTCCTACAAAATCCAAACCATTACTACAAAACCATGGACGAAgagcaacaaaaaaacaacaattcaaGAAGAAGGAATCCATGCAAACCATGCACAACCATCATCACACAAACATCTCTTGAAAAACATCACCTTCAAAGCCAAACCATGGGAACTCCTCGCCATTGTAGGTCCAAGTGGCGCAGGGAAATCCACTCTCCTTGAAATCCTCGCCGGAAAACTCAATCCCCGGTCACCATCTCCATCCATCTTCGTCAACAAACTCCCCATCAACAAAGCTGGGTTCAAGAAGATCACAGGTTACGTCCCTCAAAATGATAAACTCTTTCCTCTTTTGACAGTCCGTGAAACACTCATGTTCACCGCCAAGCTCCGTCTTTCACTCCCATGCATAGACCTTGATCGTTTAGTAGAACACTTATTGGGTGAGCTTGGTTTAACTCATGTCGCTGACCTTCGTGTGGGTGATGGTAATAAAATGAGGGGAATCTCCGGTGGTGAACGCCGGAGAGTGTCGATAGCTGTTGAGGTTGTGCATGATCCTGGTGTTTTAATACTTGATGAACCAACATCCGGGCTTGATAGTAGTTCAGCACTGCAAATCGTCGACTTGCTTAAAAACATGGCCGAGATGAGAGGCCGGACGGTAATACTAAGCATTCACCAGCCAGGTTTCCGTATTGTTAAACTCTTCACCTCCATCCTCTTGCTCGCCGGCGGCTGTGTCTTGCACCATGGCACAGTCGATCAGCTTCTTCACAGTCTCACCACCTCAAACCTTCACCTTCCTTTGCATGTTAACGTTGTTGAGTTCGCTTTAGACTCCATCCAAActctccaacaacaacaacaacaacaacaacatcaaatgGATCAAGAACtcaaagaacaacaacaacaacagctaGCTGTGGTATCAGCACATAAAGGTCGGTGCACGCTCCGGCAACTCTTCTTCACTGATATTGAAGATGAACCTTTCAATAGTTTTCAAAATTCATATGGTAGTTACTATGCAAACTCTTGGATCAAAGAAACAGTGATACTCACTATCCGTTTCTCCAAAATGGTTTTCCGAACCAAAGAGCTTTTTGCATGTAGAACCATACAAATGCTTGTCTCCGGTCTCGTTCTCGGTTCAATATTCTTCAATCTATCCGATGATGCAGCCGGTGCAAAAGAACACGTTGGACTCTTTGCATTTATTCTTACATTCCTTCTCTCTTCCACCATTGAAGCACTACCAATCTTCTTGCAAG AGGAGATACTAATGAAGGAAACATCATGTGGGAGTTATAGAGTTTCTTCATACGTTGTGGCTAATGCACTGGTCTTCATACCATTTCTATTAGTGCTTGCTATTCTCTTTGCTTTGCCTCTTTACTTGATGGTTGGTCTAAACAAGAGTTTGAAGGCATTTGCTTATTTCTTGTTACTGATATGGTTGATACTATACACAGCCAACTCAGTGGTGGTGTGTTTCAGTGCATTGGCTCCGAATTTTATTGTGGGGAATTCGGTGATATCTGGAGTTTTAGGATCATTCTTTTTGTTCTCTGGGTATTTTATAAGGAAGACAGAGATGCCAGGGTATTGGGTGTTCATGCATTATGTTTCATTGTTTAAGTATCCTTTTGAAGGGTTGTTGGTGAATGAGTTTGAAGGGAAGTGCTTGGAGTTGAAGTATGGAGTTTGTTTGATGAGTGGGAGTGATGTGCTGAGAGAGGAAGGGTTGGGGGAGGAGAGCAAGTGGAGTAATGTGTTGGTCATGCTCAGCTATATCTTGGCTTACAGGTTCTGTTCTTATCTCATTCTTAGATGCAAGTCTTCTTCTTTTACACATAAGGGTGGCATCAAGTGA